The following proteins are co-located in the Meriones unguiculatus strain TT.TT164.6M chromosome 4, Bangor_MerUng_6.1, whole genome shotgun sequence genome:
- the Dctn6 gene encoding dynactin subunit 6 isoform X5 produces the protein MAVTNGNISNHPDNIIPDTEDPEPKPMIIGTNNVFEVGCHSQAMKMGDNNVIESKAYVGRNVILTSGCIIGACCNLNTFEAIPENTVIYGADCLRRVQTERPQPQTLQLDFLMKILPNYHHLKKTMKGGSTPVKN, from the exons ATGGCTGTTACGAATGGAAACATTTCAAA TCATCCGGATAATATCATTCCAGACACTGAAGATCCAGAACCCAAACCTATGATTATTGGCACCAATAATGTGTTTGAAGTTGGCTGTC ATTCCCAAGCCATGAAAATGGGAGATAATAATGTCATTGAGTCAAAAG CATATGTAGGCAGAAACGTCATCTTGACCAGTGGTTGCATCATCGGGGCGTGCTGCAACCTGAACACTTTTGAAGCCATCCCTGAGAACACAGTGATCTACGGTGCAGACTGCCTGCGACGGGTGCAGACGGAGCGGCCACAG CCCCAGACGCTGCAGCTGGATTTCTTGATGAAAATCTTGCCCAATTACCATCACctgaagaagacaatgaaagGCGGCTCAACTCCAGTTAAGAATTAA